CGCGATCACGATGTAGTAGGTGTTGATGAACGAACCGGAGTCCGACACCGACAGCGGCAACGGCGTGTGCTTGGCGATCTGGAACAGCGGCGTCGCCAGGACCTGTTGCGGCAGCAGGTTGCCCGCGGTGAACAGGATCAGCAGCGGCACGTTGAACCGCCACGAGACCCGCGACAGTTTGAAGGCCGCGAACGAGGCCAGGATCAGGGTCAGGATCACCGCCGGAATGGTGATGATCGCCGAGTTGAGGAAGAACTTCGGCAGCTCGGCGTCCTTCCAGGCACTCACGTAGTTGTCGAAGCTGTACCGGCCGCCGACCGAGAAGAACGAGTGGTTGTCGAAGTAGTCCAGCGGTCGCAGGGACGTGTACACCGTCCACAGCAACGGGATCATCCACAGCACGGCCGCCACCATCAGGAAGATCAGGATGCCGATCCGGCCGCCTTTGCTCCCCCGGGTCAGCGGTGATCCGGTGGGAACGACCGGCTTCTTCGGCCGGCGGCCGGACTGCTGGTCGGTCGGCACGATGGTCGAGGTCATCGCTTCTCCTCCTTGAAGGCCTGGCTCAGGTACGCGATGATCGGGACGAGGGCGATGACCAGCAGGATGACGGCCAGGGCCGAGGCGTAGCCGACGCGGGCCGCCGCCCCGCTGTTGGTGTAGATCATCGTGGCCAGCAACTGCAGGCCGTTGGTGCCCTTGTTGATGATGAAGACGATGTCGAAGGCACGCAGGGCCTCGATCACGGTGATGACGACGATGACGATGTTGATCGGCCGCATCGCCGGGAAGACCACCCGGAAGAAGGTCTGTCGCGAGGTGGCCCCGTCGATGGCGGCCGCCTCCCGAAGGGACGGGTCAACGCCCTTCAGACCGGCCAGGTAGAGCACCATGATGTAGCCGATGTGTTTCCAGCTGGCCGCGACCAATGCCGCCCAGAGATTGATGTTCGGATTTCCGAACCAATCGATATTGGTGTGGAAGACGCCGTTGATCAGACCCTGGTCGGGCGAGAAGATCAGTTGCCAGATCACCCCGACCAGGGCCAGGGAGAACATCACCGGCAGGAAGAAGATGCTCTGCATGATCTTGCTGCCGGGCAGTTCCCGATCCAGCAGGACCGCGAAGAAGATGCCCAGCGGGGTGGCGATGAAGGCCAGGAAGGCGAGCCAGATCAGGTTGTGCCGGACGGCCGGCCAGAAGTTCGGATCGACGTTGAAGACGTCGGAATAGTTCGTCCCGCCGATCCATTTGATCTTGGAGAACGCACCGACCCCGTTCCATCGGGCGAACGACAGGATGATCGAGCCGATGGCCGGGAACCACACCAGCACGGCCTCGATCAGGGTCGGGATGCCGATCATCAGCGCGATGACGACCTTGTCCCGTCCGGTGAGCCGATGCACCCGGCGCTTCCGGTCGAGCGGTTGCTCGATCGGCGACGGTGGCGCCGGGGTCTGCTGCGTTGCAGTCACAATCGCACTCTTTCCTGCTTTGGTCACGCCATCGGAAGCCATTTCCGTGGTGTCCGGCCGACGTTCCGCCGGCCGGACACCACGAGCGAACTACGAGGTGAAGATAGTCTTGGCCTGGGCTTCCAGACTCTTGGTGACCGCGTCGGAATCGCCGTCCTTGAGGAACTGCTGCAGCGCCGGAATGACGACTGGGCTGGCGAAGTCAGGACGGCTGTCACGATCCAGGAACTGCGAGATCGTCTTGGCCGAGCTGATCAGCTCGACCGCCTTCTTCTGCAGCGCCGTGTATTTGGCGGTGCTGGCGGTCTTGTTGGCCGCGACGTTCGACGGGTCGCCACCGAGATACAGCAGCTGGGCCTCGGGCGAGGCCAGGTAGGTCAGCAAGGCCTTGGCCTGGGGGCTCTCGCCCTTGCTGCTGAGCAGGAAACCGTCGATCGGCGCCTCGACGGCGTCCATGCCGACGTTGGAGTCGACCTCGGGGAACGGGAAGAAGTCGATGTCGGTGTCACCGGCCGGGAACTGCTGGCCGACGAACATGCCGAGCAGGTACATGCCGGCCTGCTTCTTGACCAACGTCTGGGCTGCTTCCTGCCAGGTCCGGCCGAGCGCGCCGGTCTGCTGGTACGGGAACAGGGACTTCCAGGTGTCGAAGACCGTCTTGACCTTCGGGTCGGTCCATGACTCCTTGTGCGAGGCCACCAGGTCCATGTGGAACTGGTAGCCGTTGATGCGCTGGTTCAGGTAGTCGAACGTGCCCATCGCGGGCCAGCCGTCCTTGTCGGCGAAGGCGATCGGCGTGAGGCCGTCCTTCTGCATCTTGGCGGCCAGCGTCTTGAGCTCGTCCAGGGTCTTCGGGACGGTGTAGCCCTTGGCCTTGAACACGCTCGGCCGGTAGAAGAACGCCCAGGGGTAGTTGTAGAACGGGATGAAGTACTTCTTGCCGTCGGCCGCGGTCGAGGCGGACTTGAAACCGTCGGAGTACTGGTTCTCGATGCCCGACCAGATGTCGTCGATCGGGGTCAGCAGACCCTGGGCGGCGAAGAACTGCATACGGTTGCCGGCGAACCAGGTGAACACCTCGTCCGGGCTGCCCTGCAGGTAGTTGTTGATGTTCTCCTGGAACGAGTTGTGGTCGACCGTGTTGACCTTGACGTCAACGCCCTGCGCCTGCTTGAACGCCTTGAACACGCTGGCGTAGGCCGCCTTCGGCGTCGCGTCGGAGGCGTTGGAACCGAAGGTGACGCTGCCACCGATCTGGGCCGCGGCACTGCTCGAGGACGAGCCGGCGGCGGAACTGCTCGCACCTGAGGCCGCGGCGGACGTGGCCGCGGCGGGCGTCGATCCGGCGGCGGCGGCACTGGTGGTGCCGGCGCTGGTGGTCCCGGCACTGGTGGTCGTGCCACTCGAGGACGTACCGGTACAGGCCGAGAGGATCGGCAGAGCAGCGGCACTCGCGGCGCCGGCCCCGAGAATCCGCAGCATGTTCCTGCGGTTCACCGAGTTTCCGCGCAAGATCGAATCAAAGCCCGAATCAGTCACCATTGACCTCCAGATCATCGTGGATCGACTGTCGACCCTGAAGTGGACAAAACTTCCCATCGTTTGATGGTGAAGTCAACACACGCTCTCGTCACGGATGAGTAACGATCAGTGACCCACACCACACGGGTGGCTCGGGTAGCCCATTCGGCGCAGGTCGGAAGGGGAAGGGCCGTCATTCAGTGGCCGATCGACGGCTGATGGTCCGAACGGGTGGCGATGTTGAATCCAACGTGATTCACCGGGTGGCTCAACGACAACGTCCTGCACCCGGACGCTAAGGCGGCCTCGTGCAGGACGTGAGGTGGTGGCGCTCGGCTACCGGACGGGTTCGAGGACCTCGAGGCCGCCCAGCCCGGGCTGCAGGGCCTTGGGCACACGCACCGAACCGTCGGCCTGCTGGTGATTCTCCAGGATGGCGACGATCCAGCGAGTGGTGGCCAGGGTGCCGTTCAGGGTGGCCGCGATCTGCGGCTTGCCGTCCTCGTCGCGGTACCGGACGGACAACCGCCGGGCCTGGAACGTGGTGCAGTTCGAGGTGGAGGTGAGTTCGCGGTAGGCCTGCTGAGTGGGCACCCAGGCCTCGCAGTCGAACTTCCGCGCGGCCGACGTCCCCAGATCCCCCGCGGCCACATCGATGATGCGGTAGGGCACCTCGACCGCGTCCAGCATCTCCCGCTCGAAGCCGAGCAGCCGCTGGTGCTCGGCCGCCGCGTCCTCGGGTTTGCAGTAGGAGAACATCTCGATCTTCTCGAACTGGTGCACCCGGAGGATCCCGCGGGTGTCCTTGCCGTAGGAGCCGGCCTCCCGGCGGAAGCAGGACGACCAGCCGGCGTAACGGGCCGGACCCGCGGACAGGTCGATGATCTCGTCGGCGTGGTACGCGGCCAACGGCACCTCCGACGTCCCGACCAGATAGAGATCATCGTTGGCCAGCCGATAGACCTCGTCGTTGTGCTCACCCAGGAAACCGGTGCCGTCCATCGACTCGGGCTTGACCAGCACGGGCGGGATCATCGGGACGAATCCGTTGGCGATCGCCTTCGACATGGCCAGGTTCAGCATCGCCCACTGCAGCTGCGCGCCGACCCCGCGGAGGAAGTAGAACCGGGCGCCGGAGACCTTGGCGCCACGTTCCATGTCGATGGCCCCCAGCCGCTCCCCGATCTCCAGGTGGTCCTTCGGGGTGAAATCCAGGGTCGGCGGGGTGCCGACATGCTCCAGGACCACGTAGTCCTGCTCACCGCCGGCCGGAGCGCCGTCCTGGATGACGTTCGGAATGGCCTTGTGGGCCGCGACCAGAGCGTCGTTGGCTGCGTTGGCCTGCGCCTCGGCCGCTCTGACCTGGGCCGCAAGTTCCTTGCCGCGCTCCAGCAGGGCCGGTCGGTCCTCTTTCGCCGCCTGGCCGACGGAGCGGCCGAACGCCTTCTGTTCGGCCCGCAACTCGTCCGCCGCCGAGACCGCCGCACGCCGCGCCTGGTCGGCCGACAACAGCACGTCCACCACCGACGGGTCGGCCCCACGAGCGATCTGGGAGGCGCGGGCGACGTCAGGGTTCTCACGGAGGGTGCGCAGGTCGATCACGCTGTTGAGCCTAACGGTGGACGCCGGCGGAACCGAACCCGCCGGCGGAACCGGCATCATGGAGGACATGGCGGTGACGATGTCGAACGAGGAGTTCGAGGAACTGGTGTCCGAGGCGCTCGACCTGATCCCGCGCCAGTTCGCCCGGGCCATGGACAACGTCGTGGTCCTGGTCGAGGCCCATCACCCGACGCGCTCGCTCTACGGTCTCTATCACGGCATCGCCCTGACCTCGCGGACCTCGAACTACTCCTGGACCCTCCCGGACACCATCACCATCTACCGCGACCCGATCCTGGCGCACGCGAGCGACGTCGAAGCGGCCCGGGAACAGGTGGCCACCACCGTGATCCACGAGGTCGCCCACCACTTCGGCATCGATGACGACCGGCTGGACGAGCTGGGCTGGGGCTGACGTCCCACCTGGGGCGGAGCGACGTCGCGCTGCACCGCACACCGGGTCAGGCGGCCCACTAGGCTGGCCGGGCACCGCCGTCCCGGCCCCGCCCGTTCCCTCTGCCCCAGGAGTCCGATGCCCACCATCGCCGTTGTCGGAGAGGTCGTTGCCGACGCCGTTCTACCGCCGGACGGAATCGTCGACGGGGCCGCACATCTCACCGTGCACCCGGGCGGTGGCCCGGCCAACTTCGCCGTCGCCGTCTCCCGCCTTGGCACCACCGCCCGGTTCGCCGGCCGGTTGTCCACCGGTGCGCTGGGCAGCCTGTGCCGGGACAAGCTGGAGGCCTCCAATGTCGACCTCAGCGCATCGGAGGCGGCCTCCGAACCAGCCACGCTGGCCATCGCCCGCCTCGACGCCTCGGGCGCGGCGAGTTACGAGTTCTACACCGACGGCACGGCCGACTGGGCGTGGACCGACAAGTCGCTGGCGCCGTTGGTCGACGGCCCGTTCCCGAGCGACGAACGGCCGCTGGCCATCCACACCGGGACCCTGGCCCTGGCTCTTCAGCCGTCCGGGCAGGTCATCGAGAATCTGCTGGCGCGGGCCCGGGCCCAGCTCACCATTTCGGTCGACCCGAACCTGCGGACCCTGCTGGTCCCGATCGAGACGTACCGGGCCGTCATCGACCGGTGGGCCGGCCTCTCGGACATCGTCCGGTTGTCCGAGGACGACCTGGTACAGCTGTGGCCCGGTCACACGCCCGAGCAGGCCGCCGCACACCTGCACGACCTCGGTGTCCCGCTGGTGGTGGTGAGCCTCGGGGCTGATGGGGCCTTCGGATCGCTACGCGGCGAGTCGGTCCGGGTCCCGATCGCGCCAACCGACCTGGTCGACACGGTCGGCGCCGGCGACTCGTTCCACGGCGGCATGATGCACCACCTGGCCGTGGCCGGGCACCTCGGCGGCCGGCTGGATCGGCTCGACCTAGCCGGCCTGACCGAAGCCCTGGCGTTCGCGTCGCGCGTGTCGGCGATCAACTGCTCCCGCGCCGGGGCGAACCCGCCGTGGGCCTGGGAACTGGCCGATCAGCGGTAGCTCGCCCCGATCAGCGGGCGGGATCGAGGGTCGTCGTCTCAGAAGGTCGTCGGCAGGAAGGGCACGGCGAGTTTCGCGGCCTTGCCGGGCATGCGCGCCTTGATGCCCTCACCTATCGCCTGTAGTTTCCAGATCCCGTCGCTGCGGTACAGCGCCGCCATCACCATGCCGGTTGTGTTGTGCCCCGAACCCAGGTCGTACCGGACCAGTTCGGCGTTGGTGGTGGCGTCGACCAATCGGCAGAACGCGTTGCGAATGGCCGAGAATGCCTGCCCCTGGAAAGAGGTGATGACGAACGCCACCGTCGTCACCTGGGGCGGCACCCGGGTCAGGTCGACGCCGATCACCTCGTCGTCGCCTTCTCCCTGACCGGTGAGGTTGTCGCCGAAATGATTGATCGACCCGTCGTTGCTGTGCAGATGCGTGAACGAGACGGTGTCGAACTCCTTGGCGCCGACGTACATCACCGCGGACGCGTCGAGGTCGATCGACCCGCGCCCCTGCATCGGGTCCCAGCCCAGCCCGAGCCGGACCTGGGTCAGCGGACCTCCGTCCTCCTTGCGGAGCGAGACCTTCTGTCCCTTCTGCAGATCGACTCGCCCACCCTTGCGGAGCGAGATCTCGCCCGGCCGACCGGGCGGCGGTGCCCCCGTCGTGGACGGGGGCACGTTGACCGGCGGGGCCGACGGCGGTGGGAAGGCGGCGGCCGGGGGAGGCAGGTCGACCGGCGGGGCGGCCGGGGGCCGGAAAGCAGCGGCCGCCGGCGGCGGATAGGCCGATGCCACGGGCGCGGCCGGCGCGGGTTCGTCGTCGACCGACACCCCGTGGTCGGTGACGAGCGCCGCGAACCCACCCGCATAACCCTGGCCGACGGCCCGGACCTTCCAGTCCGTCCCGCGGCGGTACAGCTCGAGGGCGATGACGATCGACTCCGCCTGCAGTCCGGTGATGGTGAAGTCCGCCACCACATTCCCGGCCGCGTCGCGCACTCGCGCCGTCGGAGGGGCGACGTCGCCGAACCGCCCGTTCTCCAAGGTGATCACGGCCCGGATCTGCGCGATCTCGGGCGGTACCGACGCCGGGTCCACGACCAGGCGCCAACCCTCCCCGGCCTCCGGGGCCAGACAGCGGACGCCGGGCCCGACGGGCTGGTTGAAGAAGATGAAGTCGGCGTCCGACCGGACCTTGCCCGAGTCGGTGACCATCAGGCCGGACAGGTCGGCGGCTGTGGCGACGTCGACGGTCACGGTCACCGGACCGCCCGGAAGCGGCGC
This window of the Nakamurella panacisegetis genome carries:
- a CDS encoding ABC transporter substrate-binding protein — its product is MNRRNMLRILGAGAASAAALPILSACTGTSSSGTTTSAGTTSAGTTSAAAAGSTPAAATSAAASGASSSAAGSSSSSAAAQIGGSVTFGSNASDATPKAAYASVFKAFKQAQGVDVKVNTVDHNSFQENINNYLQGSPDEVFTWFAGNRMQFFAAQGLLTPIDDIWSGIENQYSDGFKSASTAADGKKYFIPFYNYPWAFFYRPSVFKAKGYTVPKTLDELKTLAAKMQKDGLTPIAFADKDGWPAMGTFDYLNQRINGYQFHMDLVASHKESWTDPKVKTVFDTWKSLFPYQQTGALGRTWQEAAQTLVKKQAGMYLLGMFVGQQFPAGDTDIDFFPFPEVDSNVGMDAVEAPIDGFLLSSKGESPQAKALLTYLASPEAQLLYLGGDPSNVAANKTASTAKYTALQKKAVELISSAKTISQFLDRDSRPDFASPVVIPALQQFLKDGDSDAVTKSLEAQAKTIFTS
- a CDS encoding TerD family protein translates to MGSTLSKGQNAPLPGGPVTVTVDVATAADLSGLMVTDSGKVRSDADFIFFNQPVGPGVRCLAPEAGEGWRLVVDPASVPPEIAQIRAVITLENGRFGDVAPPTARVRDAAGNVVADFTITGLQAESIVIALELYRRGTDWKVRAVGQGYAGGFAALVTDHGVSVDDEPAPAAPVASAYPPPAAAAFRPPAAPPVDLPPPAAAFPPPSAPPVNVPPSTTGAPPPGRPGEISLRKGGRVDLQKGQKVSLRKEDGGPLTQVRLGLGWDPMQGRGSIDLDASAVMYVGAKEFDTVSFTHLHSNDGSINHFGDNLTGQGEGDDEVIGVDLTRVPPQVTTVAFVITSFQGQAFSAIRNAFCRLVDATTNAELVRYDLGSGHNTTGMVMAALYRSDGIWKLQAIGEGIKARMPGKAAKLAVPFLPTTF
- a CDS encoding carbohydrate ABC transporter permease — its product is MTATQQTPAPPSPIEQPLDRKRRVHRLTGRDKVVIALMIGIPTLIEAVLVWFPAIGSIILSFARWNGVGAFSKIKWIGGTNYSDVFNVDPNFWPAVRHNLIWLAFLAFIATPLGIFFAVLLDRELPGSKIMQSIFFLPVMFSLALVGVIWQLIFSPDQGLINGVFHTNIDWFGNPNINLWAALVAASWKHIGYIMVLYLAGLKGVDPSLREAAAIDGATSRQTFFRVVFPAMRPINIVIVVITVIEALRAFDIVFIINKGTNGLQLLATMIYTNSGAAARVGYASALAVILLVIALVPIIAYLSQAFKEEKR
- a CDS encoding carbohydrate kinase family protein, with the protein product MPTIAVVGEVVADAVLPPDGIVDGAAHLTVHPGGGPANFAVAVSRLGTTARFAGRLSTGALGSLCRDKLEASNVDLSASEAASEPATLAIARLDASGAASYEFYTDGTADWAWTDKSLAPLVDGPFPSDERPLAIHTGTLALALQPSGQVIENLLARARAQLTISVDPNLRTLLVPIETYRAVIDRWAGLSDIVRLSEDDLVQLWPGHTPEQAAAHLHDLGVPLVVVSLGADGAFGSLRGESVRVPIAPTDLVDTVGAGDSFHGGMMHHLAVAGHLGGRLDRLDLAGLTEALAFASRVSAINCSRAGANPPWAWELADQR
- a CDS encoding metallopeptidase family protein translates to MAVTMSNEEFEELVSEALDLIPRQFARAMDNVVVLVEAHHPTRSLYGLYHGIALTSRTSNYSWTLPDTITIYRDPILAHASDVEAAREQVATTVIHEVAHHFGIDDDRLDELGWG
- the serS gene encoding serine--tRNA ligase, which gives rise to MIDLRTLRENPDVARASQIARGADPSVVDVLLSADQARRAAVSAADELRAEQKAFGRSVGQAAKEDRPALLERGKELAAQVRAAEAQANAANDALVAAHKAIPNVIQDGAPAGGEQDYVVLEHVGTPPTLDFTPKDHLEIGERLGAIDMERGAKVSGARFYFLRGVGAQLQWAMLNLAMSKAIANGFVPMIPPVLVKPESMDGTGFLGEHNDEVYRLANDDLYLVGTSEVPLAAYHADEIIDLSAGPARYAGWSSCFRREAGSYGKDTRGILRVHQFEKIEMFSYCKPEDAAAEHQRLLGFEREMLDAVEVPYRIIDVAAGDLGTSAARKFDCEAWVPTQQAYRELTSTSNCTTFQARRLSVRYRDEDGKPQIAATLNGTLATTRWIVAILENHQQADGSVRVPKALQPGLGGLEVLEPVR
- a CDS encoding carbohydrate ABC transporter permease; translated protein: MTSTIVPTDQQSGRRPKKPVVPTGSPLTRGSKGGRIGILIFLMVAAVLWMIPLLWTVYTSLRPLDYFDNHSFFSVGGRYSFDNYVSAWKDAELPKFFLNSAIITIPAVILTLILASFAAFKLSRVSWRFNVPLLILFTAGNLLPQQVLATPLFQIAKHTPLPLSVSDSGSFINTYYIVIAVNVAFQLGFCTFVMSNYMKALPIELTEAAQVDGASIWKQYWKIILPLCRPALAALATLEVIFIYNDFFWALLLIQKGDRLPITSGLNNLNGQFATNYTELAAGALLSAVPVLIVYLVLQRQFVAGLTLGANKG